In one window of Pseudomonas sp. IAC-BECa141 DNA:
- the metE gene encoding 5-methyltetrahydropteroyltriglutamate--homocysteine S-methyltransferase → MAVAHTLGFPRIGADRELKKALEAYWKGDLDQAALNQVGRELRARHWQLQKDAGIDLLPVGDFAWYDQVLTHSLTFGVIPERFDGVRDERGLPTLDTLFAMARGATASCCGAEHGKTQYAQELTKWFDTNYHYLVPEFSADQQFKLSWEQLFDEVEEAKALGHNVKPVIIGPLTYLWLGKVKGNDFDKLDLLERLLPVYNDILGRLATQGVEWVQIDEPILTLDLPQAWKSAFERAYHILQYSPLKKLVATYFSGLQDNLGLAVGLPVQGLHIDAVRAPDQLGQVLDRLPTYKILSVGLVNGRNVWRCELEQALAQLQPAQERFGDNLWVSSSCSLLHSPVDVEREDKLDPELKSWLAFAVQKCSEISVLRDALNDPQAPKVQSALAESRAIQERRARSPRIHKPAVQARIEAIIASDSQRHSPFAKRIAAQQARLKLPAFPTTTIGSFPQTGSIRLARQAFKQGKLSANDYHDAMRSEIRHAVQVQERLGLDVLVHGEAERNDMVEYFAEQLDGYLITRFGWVQSYGSRCVKPAVIYGDLSRPNPMTVDWITYAQSLTDKVMKGMLTGPVTMLMWSFPREDVSRKVQAQQLALALRDEVVDLENAGIRIVQIDEAAFREGLPLRRAQWQEYLDWAVEAFRLTASGVKDETQIHTHMCYSEFNDVIKAIADMDADVITIETSRSDMELLEAFEAFDYPNDIGPGVYDIHSPRVPDTAEMVKLMSKAVKRIPAARLWVNPDCGLKTRAWPETEAALVNMVAAARQLRSQLA, encoded by the coding sequence ATGGCCGTGGCTCACACTCTGGGTTTCCCGCGCATTGGCGCCGACCGCGAACTGAAAAAAGCACTCGAAGCCTACTGGAAAGGCGATCTCGATCAGGCCGCTCTGAATCAGGTCGGCCGCGAGCTGCGCGCCAGACACTGGCAATTGCAGAAGGACGCCGGCATCGACTTGCTGCCGGTCGGCGACTTCGCCTGGTACGACCAGGTGCTGACCCACTCGCTGACCTTCGGTGTGATCCCCGAGCGCTTCGACGGGGTGCGCGACGAGCGTGGCCTGCCGACACTCGACACGCTGTTCGCCATGGCCCGTGGCGCCACGGCGTCCTGTTGCGGTGCTGAGCACGGCAAGACCCAATACGCACAAGAACTGACCAAGTGGTTCGACACCAACTACCACTACCTGGTCCCGGAGTTCAGCGCAGACCAGCAGTTCAAGCTGAGCTGGGAACAGCTGTTTGATGAAGTCGAAGAAGCCAAGGCCCTCGGTCACAACGTCAAACCGGTGATCATCGGCCCGCTGACTTATCTGTGGCTGGGCAAGGTCAAAGGCAATGACTTCGACAAGCTCGACCTGCTTGAGCGCCTGCTGCCGGTGTACAACGACATCCTCGGCCGTCTCGCCACACAGGGCGTGGAGTGGGTGCAGATCGACGAACCGATCCTCACCCTCGACCTGCCGCAAGCCTGGAAAAGTGCCTTCGAACGCGCCTATCACATCCTTCAGTACTCGCCGCTGAAGAAACTGGTGGCGACCTATTTCAGTGGCCTGCAAGACAACCTCGGCCTGGCCGTCGGCTTGCCGGTGCAGGGCTTGCACATCGACGCCGTGCGGGCGCCGGATCAGCTCGGTCAGGTGCTGGATCGCCTGCCGACCTACAAGATTCTTTCGGTAGGCCTGGTCAACGGCCGCAACGTCTGGCGCTGCGAACTGGAGCAGGCACTGGCGCAGTTGCAACCGGCGCAGGAGCGCTTTGGCGACAACCTGTGGGTCAGCAGTTCCTGTTCGTTGCTGCACAGCCCGGTGGATGTCGAGCGCGAAGACAAGCTCGACCCGGAACTGAAAAGCTGGCTGGCATTCGCCGTGCAGAAGTGCAGCGAAATCTCTGTGTTACGTGATGCGCTGAACGATCCGCAAGCGCCGAAAGTGCAAAGCGCGCTGGCCGAAAGCCGCGCGATTCAAGAGCGTCGCGCCCGCTCGCCGCGTATTCATAAACCCGCCGTGCAGGCGCGGATCGAAGCGATCATCGCCAGCGACAGCCAGCGTCATTCGCCGTTCGCCAAACGCATCGCCGCGCAACAGGCGCGTCTGAAATTGCCGGCGTTCCCGACCACCACCATCGGTTCGTTCCCGCAGACCGGGTCGATTCGTCTGGCCCGTCAGGCGTTCAAGCAGGGCAAACTGTCGGCCAACGATTACCACGATGCGATGCGCAGCGAAATCCGCCACGCGGTGCAGGTGCAGGAACGTCTGGGCCTCGATGTGCTGGTGCACGGTGAGGCCGAGCGCAATGACATGGTCGAGTACTTTGCCGAGCAACTGGACGGCTATCTGATCACCCGTTTCGGCTGGGTCCAGAGCTACGGCTCCCGTTGCGTCAAACCAGCGGTGATTTATGGCGATCTGTCCCGTCCGAACCCCATGACCGTGGACTGGATCACCTACGCCCAGAGCCTGACCGACAAGGTCATGAAAGGCATGCTGACCGGCCCTGTGACCATGCTGATGTGGTCGTTCCCCCGCGAAGATGTGTCGCGCAAGGTCCAGGCGCAACAACTGGCGCTGGCCCTGCGTGACGAGGTGGTGGATCTGGAAAACGCCGGGATCAGGATCGTGCAGATCGACGAAGCCGCGTTCCGCGAGGGCTTGCCGCTGCGCCGCGCACAGTGGCAGGAATACCTCGACTGGGCGGTGGAAGCGTTCCGTCTGACCGCCTCGGGCGTGAAGGACGAAACCCAGATTCACACCCACATGTGCTACAGCGAATTCAACGACGTGATCAAGGCGATTGCCGACATGGACGCCGACGTGATCACCATCGAAACCTCGCGCTCGGACATGGAATTGCTTGAGGCCTTTGAAGCGTTCGACTACCCGAACGACATCGGCCCGGGCGTCTATGACATCCACTCGCCGCGAGTGCCGGACACAGCGGAAATGGTCAAGCTGATGAGCAAGGCCGTGAAACGGATTCCGGCAGCGCGGTTGTGGGTCAACCCCGATTGCGGGCTGAAGACCCGCGCCTGGCCTGAGACCGAGGCGGCGCTGGTCAACATGGTCGCGGCGGCGCGACAGTTGCGCAGTCAGTTGGCGTAA
- a CDS encoding GNAT family N-acetyltransferase, whose product MWIERLDASHALAYRELMLEAYDRHPQAFTSSVRERAVMPLSWWESRLTSKLDAVFGAFEGSRLAGIVGLAFEPREKARHKATVFGMYVSAGFRQRGLGLKLMEAVLEEAQQHPALKVIQLTVTAGNEAAFKLYQRCGFIQFGLEPLAVRVGEEYFDKIHMWCESR is encoded by the coding sequence ATGTGGATCGAACGGCTCGACGCCAGTCATGCGTTGGCCTATCGCGAATTGATGCTGGAAGCCTATGACCGCCATCCGCAAGCGTTCACTTCCAGTGTGCGCGAGCGCGCAGTGATGCCGCTGAGCTGGTGGGAATCACGGCTGACCAGCAAGCTCGACGCGGTGTTTGGCGCGTTTGAAGGCAGTCGGCTGGCGGGCATTGTCGGCCTGGCGTTCGAGCCTCGGGAGAAGGCCCGGCACAAGGCAACGGTGTTCGGCATGTATGTGTCGGCCGGGTTTCGTCAACGAGGCCTGGGACTGAAATTGATGGAGGCCGTGCTGGAGGAAGCGCAGCAGCATCCGGCACTGAAAGTCATTCAACTGACTGTCACCGCCGGCAATGAAGCCGCATTCAAGCTGTACCAGCGCTGCGGCTTCATCCAGTTTGGTCTGGAACCCCTGGCGGTTCGGGTCGGTGAGGAATATTTCGACAAGATCCATATGTGGTGTGAATCTCGCTGA
- a CDS encoding GlpM family protein — protein sequence MFKATLGAAVVVILAMLAKTKNYYIAGLVPLFPTFALIAHYIVGKGRSIDDLKTTIVFGMWSIIPYFVYLATLYVMVDRMRLEASLAVAAVAWLMAATVLVSVWVRLHA from the coding sequence ATTTTCAAGGCAACGCTCGGCGCGGCAGTGGTGGTGATCCTCGCCATGCTGGCCAAGACCAAAAACTACTACATCGCCGGGCTGGTGCCGCTGTTCCCGACCTTCGCCCTGATCGCCCACTACATCGTCGGCAAGGGCCGTTCGATCGACGACCTGAAGACCACCATCGTCTTCGGTATGTGGTCGATCATCCCGTACTTCGTGTATCTGGCGACGCTGTACGTGATGGTCGACCGCATGCGCCTCGAAGCTTCGCTGGCGGTCGCGGCGGTGGCGTGGCTGATGGCGGCGACGGTGCTGGTGTCGGTGTGGGTACGGCTTCACGCCTGA
- a CDS encoding alpha/beta fold hydrolase — MFKGIFAIAALLAAVFFVPASSAASRCNVNVPTERVDLEQVSLAYQSIGRGSDPALLLVMGLGGQLIHWPDEVVVALCQQGFRVIRYDNRDVGLSTWRQAPADANLTFEVLRYKLGLPVAAPYSLTDMADDALGLMDALHVEQFHVLGASMGGMIAQHMAAMAPQRVESLTLIMTSSGAEGLPAPSAALVQLLARRGAPNRQIALEQQADLLAALGSPSVSDDRQALLHQAALSYDRAFNPEGVKRQIMAILAEPSRVALLNQLRVPTLVVHGTADPLLPVMHGVHLAAHIRGSQLRLIPGLAHRFQEAFKEPLLAAVLPYLREHREDTSHWAQIEPVAEHNLL; from the coding sequence ATGTTCAAGGGAATTTTTGCAATCGCGGCGTTGTTGGCCGCGGTTTTTTTCGTTCCGGCGTCTTCTGCGGCGTCGCGTTGCAACGTCAATGTACCGACCGAGCGGGTCGATCTGGAGCAGGTGAGTCTGGCGTACCAGAGCATCGGCCGTGGGTCGGATCCGGCGCTGCTGCTGGTGATGGGGCTGGGCGGGCAGTTGATCCACTGGCCGGATGAAGTGGTGGTTGCGCTGTGTCAGCAGGGCTTTCGGGTGATCCGTTATGACAACCGCGATGTTGGTCTTTCGACCTGGCGCCAGGCGCCGGCCGACGCCAACCTGACCTTTGAAGTGCTGCGCTACAAACTCGGGTTGCCGGTGGCGGCGCCTTACAGCCTGACCGACATGGCCGACGATGCGCTGGGGCTGATGGACGCGTTGCACGTCGAGCAATTCCATGTGCTCGGCGCGAGCATGGGCGGGATGATCGCCCAGCACATGGCGGCGATGGCACCGCAACGGGTCGAGAGCCTGACGCTGATCATGACCAGCTCCGGTGCCGAAGGGCTGCCGGCGCCGAGCGCGGCACTGGTGCAATTGCTGGCTCGACGTGGTGCTCCCAATCGCCAGATCGCACTGGAGCAACAGGCGGATCTGCTGGCGGCGCTGGGCAGCCCTTCAGTCAGTGATGATCGCCAGGCGTTGCTGCATCAGGCGGCGCTGTCCTATGACCGGGCGTTCAACCCTGAAGGCGTGAAGCGCCAGATCATGGCGATCCTCGCCGAACCGAGCCGGGTGGCGTTGCTCAATCAACTGCGGGTCCCGACGCTGGTGGTGCATGGCACGGCGGATCCGCTGCTGCCGGTGATGCACGGCGTGCATCTGGCGGCGCACATTCGCGGCAGTCAGTTGCGCTTGATTCCGGGGCTGGCGCACCGCTTTCAGGAAGCGTTCAAGGAGCCGTTGCTGGCGGCGGTGTTGCCGTATCTGCGCGAGCATCGCGAAGACACGTCGCACTGGGCGCAGATCGAACCGGTGGCAGAGCACAACCTGCTTTGA
- a CDS encoding sensor histidine kinase, producing MKCDPTLYRATPPSLAVKPRLIRHLFLPPLVIALMIGLGYIGFWTSEHFGIRSLGENGQRQLELHARAVESEISKYTYLPSLLELESSVSQLLGDPTPEHRQTVNDYLEGLNRRSRSRAIYVMDTTGRVMATSNWRDVDSYLGEDLSFRAYFQNAIRGQPGRFYGIGSTNGEPGYYLAHGLEEHGKIIGVAVVKVRLEAMEERWQRARLEAFVSDENGIIILSSDPARRLKSVIALSDETKEKLARSLQYYWFPLNELQPLARETLSEGVEKLTFPANSEVPSQQDRHEENISYLAQTRPLSDTPWNFTLLTPLQDLRREAINQGILVAVAFALVAFLLIAWNERRKVIATRLAAREALQEANNQLERRITERTADLRASNDRLKSQIRERRQAEETLRRAQDELVQAGKLAAIGQMSTSIAHELNQPLAAMRTLSGNTIRFLERGQLDVASTNLKTINDLIDRMGRITASLRSFARRGDDKGRASLGKAVDAALQVLGARVEKAALQQHRQFDDVQLQIDQTRLEQILVNLIGNALDAMQAQPLPELWLEGEEFNGKYRLRVRDNGHGIDAEARKHLFEPFFTTKPGEQGLGLGLTLSASLAAATGGHLGVEHPASGGTTFVLSLPLVSPTPAEPI from the coding sequence ATGAAATGCGACCCCACTCTCTATCGCGCCACGCCGCCATCACTTGCCGTGAAACCCCGTCTGATCCGCCACCTGTTCCTGCCGCCGCTGGTCATCGCCCTGATGATCGGACTGGGCTACATCGGCTTCTGGACCAGTGAACACTTCGGCATTCGCAGCCTCGGCGAAAACGGCCAGCGCCAGCTGGAACTGCACGCCCGCGCGGTCGAAAGCGAGATCAGCAAATACACCTACCTGCCCAGCCTGCTGGAACTCGAATCGAGCGTTTCGCAGTTGCTCGGCGACCCGACCCCGGAACACCGGCAAACGGTCAACGATTACCTTGAAGGCCTGAACCGGCGCAGCCGCAGTCGGGCCATCTACGTCATGGACACCACCGGTCGCGTCATGGCCACCAGCAACTGGCGCGACGTCGACAGCTACCTCGGTGAAGACCTGTCGTTCCGCGCCTACTTCCAGAATGCCATCCGCGGCCAGCCCGGACGTTTCTACGGGATCGGCAGCACCAACGGCGAACCCGGCTATTACCTGGCCCACGGCCTCGAAGAACACGGCAAGATCATCGGCGTCGCGGTGGTCAAGGTGCGCCTGGAAGCCATGGAAGAACGCTGGCAGCGAGCGCGCCTGGAAGCATTCGTCAGCGATGAAAACGGCATCATCATTCTGTCCAGCGACCCGGCGCGGCGCTTGAAATCGGTGATTGCGCTGAGCGACGAGACCAAGGAAAAACTCGCCCGCAGCCTGCAGTACTACTGGTTCCCGCTGAACGAGCTGCAACCGCTGGCCCGGGAAACCCTGTCCGAAGGCGTGGAAAAACTCACCTTCCCGGCCAACAGCGAAGTGCCGAGCCAACAGGACCGCCATGAAGAAAACATCAGCTATCTGGCGCAAACCCGGCCGCTGAGCGACACCCCGTGGAATTTCACTCTGCTCACCCCGTTGCAGGACCTGCGGCGCGAGGCGATCAATCAAGGGATTCTGGTGGCCGTGGCATTTGCCTTGGTGGCGTTCCTGCTGATCGCCTGGAACGAACGGCGCAAGGTCATCGCCACCCGCCTCGCCGCCCGTGAAGCCTTGCAGGAAGCCAACAATCAGCTGGAGCGTCGGATTACCGAACGCACCGCCGACCTGCGCGCCAGCAACGACCGGCTCAAGAGTCAGATCCGCGAACGGCGTCAGGCCGAAGAAACCTTGCGCCGCGCCCAGGACGAACTGGTGCAGGCCGGCAAACTCGCGGCCATCGGCCAGATGTCGACCAGCATCGCCCACGAACTGAACCAGCCGCTGGCGGCGATGCGCACGCTGTCGGGCAACACCATTCGCTTCCTTGAGCGCGGCCAGCTGGATGTCGCGAGCACCAACCTTAAGACCATCAACGACCTGATCGACCGCATGGGCCGGATCACCGCCAGCCTGCGCTCCTTCGCCCGACGCGGCGACGACAAGGGCCGCGCCAGCCTCGGCAAAGCGGTGGATGCCGCGCTGCAAGTGCTCGGCGCCCGTGTCGAAAAAGCCGCCCTGCAACAGCATCGCCAGTTCGACGATGTGCAGTTGCAGATCGACCAGACACGACTTGAACAGATTCTGGTCAACCTGATCGGCAACGCCCTTGACGCCATGCAGGCGCAACCGCTGCCGGAACTGTGGCTGGAAGGCGAAGAATTCAACGGCAAATATCGCCTGCGGGTACGCGACAACGGTCACGGCATCGACGCCGAAGCGCGCAAGCATCTGTTCGAACCGTTCTTCACCACCAAACCCGGCGAACAGGGTCTGGGCCTCGGCCTGACCCTGTCGGCCAGCCTCGCCGCCGCCACCGGCGGGCATCTGGGTGTCGAACACCCGGCCAGCGGTGGCACCACCTTCGTCCTCAGTTTACCGTTGGTAAGCCCTACTCCTGCCGAGCCAATATGA
- the metR gene encoding transcriptional regulator MetR has product MLEIRHLKTLHALREADSLVDAADRLHLTQSALSHQFKELEERMGMPLFVRKTKPVRFTSAGLRLLQLADATLPLLRAAERDIGRLAGGTAGRLHMAIECHSCFQWLMPTIDQFRDAWPEVELDLASGFSFAPLPALARGDLDLVVTSDPLEIAGITYVPLFTYEAMLAVANQHALASKPYIVPEDLLSETLITYPVERDRLDIFTRFLEPADIEPAQVRTSELTVMMMQLVASGRGVCGMPHWALHEYSSRGYVKGKRLGEKGLFATLYAAIRADMLDAPYMRDFLLTAKDTSFSTLDGVSAVR; this is encoded by the coding sequence GTGCTTGAGATCCGTCACCTGAAAACCCTGCACGCCCTGCGCGAAGCCGACAGCCTGGTGGATGCGGCCGACCGCCTGCACCTGACCCAGTCGGCGCTGTCCCACCAGTTCAAGGAACTGGAAGAGCGCATGGGCATGCCGCTGTTCGTGCGCAAGACCAAACCCGTACGCTTCACCAGCGCCGGCCTGCGCCTGCTGCAACTGGCCGACGCGACCCTGCCGCTGCTGCGCGCCGCCGAACGCGACATCGGGCGTCTGGCCGGGGGCACCGCCGGGCGTCTGCACATGGCCATCGAATGTCACAGCTGCTTCCAGTGGCTGATGCCGACCATCGATCAGTTCCGCGATGCCTGGCCGGAAGTCGAACTCGACCTCGCTTCGGGTTTCTCCTTTGCCCCGCTGCCGGCGCTGGCTCGTGGCGATCTGGATCTGGTGGTGACGTCCGACCCGCTGGAAATCGCCGGCATCACCTACGTGCCGCTGTTCACCTACGAAGCCATGCTCGCAGTCGCCAACCAGCACGCATTGGCGAGCAAACCGTACATCGTCCCCGAAGATCTGCTGAGCGAAACCCTGATCACTTATCCGGTGGAACGGGATCGTCTCGATATCTTCACTCGCTTCCTCGAACCGGCCGACATCGAACCGGCGCAGGTGCGCACTTCAGAGCTGACGGTGATGATGATGCAACTGGTGGCCAGCGGCCGTGGTGTGTGCGGCATGCCGCACTGGGCACTGCATGAATACAGCTCGCGGGGCTACGTGAAGGGTAAGCGGCTGGGCGAGAAAGGCTTGTTTGCAACGCTGTACGCGGCGATCCGCGCCGACATGCTGGACGCGCCGTATATGCGCGATTTCCTGCTGACGGCCAAGGACACCTCGTTCTCGACGCTGGATGGGGTCAGCGCGGTTCGTTGA
- a CDS encoding sigma-54-dependent transcriptional regulator translates to MNNDLSVLIVEDDPHVLLGCQQALTLEDIPCIGVGSAEEALEQVGDNFAGIVISDIRLPGIDGLELLTRLKQRDRSLPVVLITGHGDISMAVGAMQKGAYDFMEKPFSPERLVDVARRALEQRSLNREVSSLRRQLAERDSLEGRIIGRSPAMQNLRELIANVADTSANVLIEGETGTGKELVARCLHDFSRRHTKQFVALNCGGLPENLFESEIFGHEANAFTGAGKRRIGKIEHADGGTLFLDEVESMPLPLQIKLLRVLQERTLERLGSNQSVAVDCRVIAATKSDLDESSKVGEFRSDLYYRLNVVTLELPPLRERREDILQLFEHFTQQSALRFDRALPELDNQTLSSLMSHDWPGNVRELRNVAERFALGLPAFKKTGAGSTGQGLAFAEAVEAFERNLLSDALQRSGGNLTQASLELGMAKTTLFDKVKKYGLSH, encoded by the coding sequence ATGAACAACGACCTTAGTGTGCTGATCGTCGAAGACGATCCCCATGTGCTGCTCGGCTGCCAGCAGGCGCTGACCCTCGAAGACATTCCCTGCATCGGCGTGGGCAGTGCCGAAGAGGCGCTGGAGCAGGTCGGCGACAACTTCGCCGGCATCGTCATCAGCGACATTCGCCTGCCGGGCATCGACGGCCTGGAACTGCTGACCCGCCTCAAGCAACGTGATCGCAGCCTGCCGGTGGTGCTGATCACCGGGCATGGCGACATCTCCATGGCCGTCGGTGCGATGCAGAAAGGCGCCTACGATTTCATGGAAAAACCGTTCTCCCCCGAGCGTCTGGTCGATGTGGCCCGTCGCGCGCTGGAGCAACGCAGCCTGAATCGCGAAGTCTCGTCCCTGCGCCGGCAACTGGCCGAACGCGATTCCCTTGAAGGTCGGATCATCGGCCGTTCGCCGGCCATGCAGAACCTGCGGGAGCTGATCGCCAATGTCGCCGACACCTCGGCCAACGTGCTGATCGAAGGGGAAACCGGTACCGGCAAGGAACTGGTCGCCCGTTGCCTGCACGACTTCAGCCGCCGCCACACCAAACAGTTCGTGGCGCTGAACTGCGGCGGTCTGCCGGAAAACCTGTTCGAAAGCGAAATATTCGGCCACGAAGCCAACGCCTTCACCGGCGCCGGCAAGCGGCGGATCGGCAAGATCGAACACGCCGATGGCGGCACGCTATTCCTCGATGAAGTCGAAAGCATGCCACTGCCGTTGCAGATCAAACTGCTGCGGGTGTTACAGGAGCGCACCCTTGAACGCCTCGGCTCGAACCAGAGTGTGGCGGTGGATTGCCGGGTAATTGCGGCCACCAAGTCCGACCTCGACGAATCGAGCAAGGTCGGTGAATTCCGCAGCGACTTGTACTACCGCCTCAACGTGGTGACGCTGGAACTGCCGCCTCTGCGCGAACGCCGCGAAGACATCCTGCAACTGTTCGAACACTTCACCCAGCAATCGGCCCTGCGCTTCGACCGCGCACTGCCGGAGCTGGACAACCAGACGCTGTCGAGCCTGATGAGCCACGACTGGCCGGGCAACGTGCGCGAACTGCGCAACGTCGCCGAGCGTTTTGCCCTCGGTCTGCCGGCGTTCAAGAAAACCGGCGCGGGCAGTACAGGCCAAGGCCTGGCGTTCGCCGAAGCGGTGGAAGCGTTCGAACGCAACCTGCTCAGTGACGCCCTGCAACGCAGCGGCGGCAACCTGACCCAGGCCAGCCTGGAACTGGGGATGGCCAAGACCACGCTGTTCGACAAAGTGAAAAAGTACGGCCTGAGCCATTAA